From Apus apus isolate bApuApu2 chromosome 13, bApuApu2.pri.cur, whole genome shotgun sequence, a single genomic window includes:
- the STK10 gene encoding serine/threonine-protein kinase 10 isoform X2, with product MIEFCPGGAVDATMLELDRGLTEPQIQVICRQMLEALQYLHSKKIIHRDLKAGNVLLTQDGDIKLADFGVSAKNMKTLQKRDSFIGTPYWMAPEVVMCETMKDTPYDYKADIWSLGITLIEMAQIEPPHHELNPMRVLLKIAKSDPPTLSCPSKWSLEFRDFLKTALDKNPETRPSAAQLLEHPFVSKVTSNRALRELVAEAKAEVMEEIEDSREEAEDEDSSESASPPGKHRRDPSELSRLSFDGEKPPDSSLPKAVNGPVRTGKETTDGQSNKVSEERISSDNDKLESNHSTKTLSSSATSVTQGKPDIISQPGQLGNSTEGDKPGSGSKERKSIGERPESSHLENFTEEKLSNGSLDPPAPFLSSRSKGDSDSGSTSASESMDLTISLSADLSLNRESGSISLKDSRMHKKTLKRTRKFVVDGVEVSVTTSKIISEDEKKDEEMRFLRRQELRELRLLQKEEHRNQAQLNSKHQLQLEQMLRRFEQEMTAKKKFYDTELENLERQQKQQIEKMEQDHSLRRREEAKRIRLEQERDHVKFLEQLKQMKKEVKNEVEKLPRQQRKGNMKVKMDDFAQKKQTMEQEFLAKQKEDMELAMKNITAQNKKEICDKERECLNKKQQLMRDREACIWDLEEHQQQEKHQLIKQQLKDQYFLQRHELLRKHEKEREQMQRYNQRMLEQLKIRQQQEKARLPKIQRSEGKTRMAMYKKSLHIHSSGSAAEQREKIKQFAQQEEKRQKAERLHQQQKHETQMKDMLAQCESNTNELQQLQNEKCHLLIEHETQKLKSLDENHNQHMKEWRDKLRPRKKALEDELNQKKREQEMFFKLSEESDGQTPATPTKHAKFVPFSSTENL from the exons ATGATCGAGTTCTGCCCGGGCGGGGCTGTGGATGCCACCATGCTGG agctaGACCGGGGCCTGACTGAGCCCCAGATCCAAGTGATTTGCCGCCAGATGTTGGAAGCTCTCCAGTACCTCCACAGCAAGAAGATCATCCACCGTGACCTGAAGGCAGGCAATGTGCTCCTCACCCAGGATGGGGACATCAAGCTTG CTGACTTTGGAGTGTCTGCCAAAAACATGAAAACCTTGCAGAAGCGAGACTCCTTCATTGGGACCCCTTACTG GATGGCCCCCGAGGTGGTGATGTGCGAGACCATGAAGGACACTCCGTACGACTACAAGGCTGACATCTGGTCCCTGGGGATCACGCTAATCGAAATGGCCCAGATTGAGCCCCCCCATCACGAGCTCAACCCCATGAGAGTCCTGCTGAAGATTGCCAAGTCCGACCCCCCGACGCTCAGCTGCCCTTCCAAATG GTCCCTGGAGTTCAGAGACTTCCTGAAGACAGCGCTGGACAAGAACCCGGAGACCCGGCCCAGCGCTGCCCAGCTACTGGAG CATCCCTTTGTCAGCAAGGTGACCAGCAACCGGGCCCTGCGTGAGCTGGTGGCCGAGGCCAAGGCTGAGGTGATGGAAGAGATTGAGGACAGTCGGGAGGAAGCAGAAGATGAGGACTCATCAGAGTCTGCCTCG CCCCCCGGGAAGCACAGGCGGGACCCCTCTGAGCTGAGTCGGCTGAGTTTTGATGGGGAGAAGCCTCCAGACTCTTCTTTGCCCAAGGCAGTGAATGGACCTGTGAGGACTGGCAAGGAGACCACAGATGGACAGAGCAATAAAGTATCAGAGGAAAGGATAAGCAGTGACAATGACAAACTGGAGAGCAACCACTCCACAAAAACcctttccagctctgccacctcaGTGACCCAGGGCAAGCCAGATATCATCTCACAGCCTGGGCAGCTGGGTAACTCAACAGAGGGGGACAAGCCTGGGTCCGGCAGCAAGGAGCGGAAGAGCATCGGGGAGCGACCAGAGAGCAGCCACCTGGAGAACTTCACAGAGGAGAAGCTTTCCAATGGGAGCTTGGATCCCCCAGCTCCGTTCCTCAGCAGCCGCTCCAAAGGGGATTCAGATTCTGGCAGCACTTCAGCCTCTGAAAGCATGGACCTCACCATCTCCCTCTCGGCTGACCTGTCCCTCAACAGAGAGAGTGGCTCCATCTCGCTAAAG GATTCCCGGATGcacaagaaaacactgaaacGCACCCGCAAGTTTGTGGTGGATGGAGTAGAAGTGAGTGTCAccacctcaaagatcatcagcGAGGATGAGAAGAAGGATGAAGAGATGAGATTTCTCAG GcgccaggagctgagggagctgcgTCTCCTTCAGAAGGAGGAGCACCGAAACCAGGCCCAGCTCAACAGCaaacaccagctgcagctggagcagatgcTCAGGCGCTTTGAGCAAGAAATGACG GCCAAGAAGAAGTTCTATGACACCGAACTGGAAAACCTGGAGcggcagcagaagcagcagattgAGAAGATGGAACAAGACCACTCGCTGCGCCGGCGGGAGGAGGCCAAGCGCATTCgcctggagcaggagagagaCCATGTCAAATTCCTGGAACAGCTGaagcagatgaagaaagag GTCAAGAACGAGGTTGAGAAGCTGCCACGGCAACAGCGCAAAGGGAACATGAAGGTGAAGATGGATGACTTTgcccagaaaaaacaaaccatg gaaCAGGAGTTTTTGGCCAAGCagaaggaggacatggagctagCCATGAAGAACATAACTGCCCAGAACAAAAAAGAGATCTGCGACAAGGAACGCGAGTGCctgaacaaaaagcagcagctcatgaGAG ACCGGGAGGCATGCATCTGGGATCTTGAAGAGCATCAGCAACAGGAGAAGCACCAGCTTATTAAGCAGCAGCTAAAGGACCAGTATTTCCTCCAGAGGCATGAGTTGCTCCGAAAACATGAGAAG GAAAGGGAGCAAATGCAGCGATACAACCAGCGCATGTTGGAGCAGCTGAAAATccggcagcagcaggagaaagccCGGCTGCCCAAAATCCAGCGGAGCGAAGGGAAGACGCGCATGGCCATGTACAAGAAGAGCCTTCACATCCACTCCAGTGGGAGCGCAGCCGAGCAGCGGGAGAAGATAAAACAG tttgctcagcaggaagagaagaggcaaaaagcagagcggctgcaccagcagcagaagcacGAGACGCAGATGAAGGACATGCTGGCCCAATGCGAGAGCAACACGAatgagctccagcagctgcag AATGAAAAGTGCCACCTCTTGATTGAGCACGAAACCCAGAAGCTCAAATCCCTGGATGAGAACCACAATCAGCACATGAAGGAGTGGCGGGACAAGCTGAGGCCACGGAAGAAG GCCCTGGAGGATGAGCTGAACCAGAAGAAGCGAGAGCAGGAGATGTTCTTCAAGCTGAGTGAGGAGTCAGATGGACAGACCCCAGCAACCCCAACCAAACATGCCAAGTTTGTTCCCTTCAGCTCCACAGAGAACTTGTAA